One Clostridium sp. CM027 genomic window carries:
- a CDS encoding spore germination protein: MKESINDKIELDAGKNIEYLKELLQDNSDVIFRIFNVGEWKAALVYIDGMANNQLLNHYVLEPLMLWSKGIENVEEIKDTVLAVTDMREVKKLSEGVNAALSGDTLMFIDELNCAYVIATRDWPARGVGDPSGETVIRGAREGFTETIRFNTALIRRRIRDTKLRIKPKAIGTRSKTDVAIMYIDDIVNKEVLQELEDRIERINIDAVFDSAYIEQLIEDNKYSPFPQIQSTERPDVVAAALYEGRVALVVDNSPFAIVVPATLPNLFQSPDDYYQRWMHSSMVRVIRMLSIFISLTAPALYVAITSFHTAIIPTKLAYAIAASREGVPFPAFVEAIIMELFLALLMEAVVRLPRPIGATIGIVGGLVIGQSAVSAGIVSPIMTIIVAITAITTFVTPNYEVTTAFRLVRFLLIIAAAIVGFYGIMIGLIILLIHLVRMKSFGIPYLAPAVDINIKDLKDMYIRAPISSLKERPKYMKTGDKIRQK, encoded by the coding sequence ATGAAAGAGAGCATTAATGATAAAATTGAACTTGATGCAGGAAAAAATATAGAGTACTTAAAAGAACTTTTACAAGATAATTCAGATGTTATTTTTAGAATTTTTAATGTGGGAGAGTGGAAAGCCGCATTAGTTTACATTGATGGGATGGCAAATAACCAGCTACTCAATCATTATGTATTAGAGCCATTAATGTTATGGTCAAAGGGGATAGAGAATGTAGAGGAAATAAAAGACACTGTACTTGCAGTGACTGATATGCGGGAAGTGAAAAAATTAAGTGAAGGAGTTAATGCTGCCCTTTCTGGGGACACATTAATGTTTATAGATGAACTAAATTGCGCATATGTTATTGCTACCCGAGATTGGCCTGCTAGAGGGGTAGGTGATCCATCTGGTGAAACGGTAATTAGAGGAGCGAGAGAAGGATTTACAGAAACTATAAGATTCAATACGGCATTAATTAGAAGGCGAATTAGAGATACAAAGCTAAGAATTAAACCTAAAGCTATAGGAACTAGATCGAAAACCGATGTGGCTATTATGTATATTGACGATATAGTAAATAAAGAAGTACTTCAAGAACTTGAGGATAGAATAGAAAGAATAAACATCGATGCAGTTTTTGATAGTGCTTACATCGAGCAGCTAATAGAGGATAATAAATATTCTCCATTTCCTCAAATACAAAGTACAGAGAGACCAGACGTAGTAGCAGCAGCTTTATATGAAGGTAGAGTAGCATTGGTTGTAGATAATTCTCCTTTTGCAATTGTTGTTCCAGCTACATTACCTAATTTATTTCAATCCCCAGATGATTATTATCAAAGGTGGATGCATAGTTCTATGGTTAGAGTTATTAGAATGCTTTCTATATTTATTTCTCTTACTGCACCAGCACTTTATGTAGCAATTACCTCTTTTCATACAGCTATAATACCTACTAAATTAGCTTATGCTATAGCAGCTTCTAGGGAAGGAGTGCCATTTCCTGCATTTGTAGAGGCTATAATTATGGAATTATTCTTAGCGCTTCTTATGGAAGCTGTGGTTAGATTACCGAGGCCCATTGGAGCTACTATTGGAATAGTAGGAGGACTTGTTATAGGGCAATCTGCAGTGAGTGCGGGAATAGTTAGTCCAATTATGACAATTATTGTGGCAATTACAGCTATTACTACATTTGTAACTCCTAATTATGAAGTTACTACAGCTTTTAGACTTGTCAGGTTTCTGCTTATTATTGCGGCGGCAATTGTAGGATTTTATGGAATAATGATTGGGCTCATTATACTTCTAATTCACCTAGTTAGGATGAAAAGTTTTGGAATACCTTATTTAGCGCCAGCGGTGGATATTAACATTAAGGATTTAAAAGACATGTATATTAGAGCGCCAATATCTTCTCTAAAAGAGAGGCCTAAATATATGAAAACGGGAGATAAGATAAGACAAAAATAA
- a CDS encoding CLC_0170 family protein, which produces MRVLELFDIYFLTMMVVQGAVVLAVDVRNFKKSGMGIISKKARVLGWLAIITAIVLFTLRWIF; this is translated from the coding sequence ATGAGAGTTTTAGAGTTGTTTGATATCTATTTTCTTACAATGATGGTAGTTCAAGGCGCCGTTGTACTTGCTGTGGATGTGAGAAACTTTAAGAAATCTGGAATGGGAATTATTAGTAAAAAAGCGCGTGTCTTAGGATGGCTTGCAATTATTACAGCTATCGTTCTATTTACACTGAGGTGGATATTTTAA
- the ispE gene encoding 4-(cytidine 5'-diphospho)-2-C-methyl-D-erythritol kinase has product MLVKAYGKINISLDIVGKREDGYHLLKMVMQNVDLYDSMSFQKCNKGINISCNKPYIPTDDKNLVYKAAKLFMDTYDISEGINIYLKKNIPVAAGMAGGSADAAAVFKTLNQVFKIDVDDNELMKLGVQIGADVPYCITGGTALCEGIGEIITPLAPFKNYILVLVKPNFGVSTREVFKNLDISKIFKHPDTNALIKAMEQEKLADVCSSMKNLLENVTLRKYPVLKRIKEDMVKMGAMGSMMSGSGPTIFAFFDDMLKAQRCYDKFKIQYKEVYITRTI; this is encoded by the coding sequence ATGTTAGTAAAAGCTTATGGAAAAATAAACATATCTTTAGATATAGTAGGTAAAAGAGAAGATGGATATCATTTACTGAAAATGGTTATGCAAAATGTAGATCTATATGATTCTATGTCCTTTCAAAAATGTAACAAAGGTATTAATATAAGCTGCAATAAGCCGTACATACCTACAGATGATAAGAATTTAGTATATAAGGCTGCAAAACTTTTTATGGACACCTATGATATTAGCGAAGGTATAAATATATATCTTAAGAAAAATATTCCTGTAGCAGCAGGTATGGCAGGTGGGAGTGCGGATGCAGCAGCTGTTTTTAAAACATTGAATCAAGTATTCAAAATAGATGTAGATGACAATGAACTTATGAAGTTAGGTGTCCAAATAGGTGCAGATGTCCCTTATTGTATAACAGGGGGGACTGCCTTGTGTGAAGGTATAGGAGAAATTATTACCCCGCTCGCGCCTTTTAAAAATTATATTTTAGTATTGGTTAAGCCAAATTTTGGAGTATCTACTAGGGAGGTTTTTAAAAACTTAGATATTAGTAAAATTTTTAAGCATCCAGATACAAATGCATTAATAAAAGCTATGGAACAAGAAAAATTAGCAGATGTATGCAGTAGTATGAAAAATTTACTTGAAAATGTTACACTAAGAAAATATCCAGTTCTCAAAAGAATAAAAGAAGATATGGTTAAAATGGGTGCAATGGGTTCAATGATGAGCGGAAGCGGACCGACGATATTTGCTTTTTTTGATGACATGTTAAAAGCCCAGAGATGCTATGATAAATTTAAAATTCAATATAAAGAAGTATATATAACAAGAACGATATAA
- a CDS encoding SPOCS domain-containing protein, with amino-acid sequence MEINLKRENIEYEQLLGENTVDTVVKEEYVIPDTHPDVKEILMLDVKALINSKEIIQDKVYLEGEIQYNVLYITKGQERTDVENVVYSSKFSNTIDIMGAMPEMLCDAECFVEHMECRIVNERKICLEGILKSKSEVYKNFNFQIVKDIEAVKDIQYLKNPTSIDKVIRNFNGELIGKANIKVPMENPEIAKVIKCDVNIHKKEVKLYEGKIQINAYAVINMIYKGKDSRELIYIGHEVMLNKELDFQDVNPYMDQYTDFKVDAMEYDIKEDDLGEKRIIDVEFLIKTNTRGMHKEEVDMIEDVYSPTTKLEMDKKDYGLNVMQGQLLTETLVKGDIELDSSKGKPSKVIMCNATVCVTDKKVIEDKVIIDGIMNVTILYRSDDEEKYLSAVTDEIPFSCGADILGAKINMSSMCKVSLENINVDIEAANMAVRAVVKVYVRVNYMVQKKFLVDVYPIEGEAPKKKASVTIYVVQSSDTLWKIAKKYNTTMQEIARVNQIEDPNIIKVSQKLIIPGRIII; translated from the coding sequence GTGGAAATAAATTTGAAAAGAGAAAACATAGAGTATGAACAATTGTTAGGAGAAAATACTGTTGATACAGTAGTGAAAGAAGAATATGTAATACCGGATACTCATCCTGATGTTAAGGAAATTCTTATGTTAGATGTTAAAGCCTTAATAAATTCTAAAGAAATAATTCAAGATAAGGTATATTTAGAAGGCGAAATTCAATATAATGTACTTTATATTACAAAAGGTCAAGAACGTACTGATGTGGAGAACGTTGTATATAGTTCAAAGTTCTCAAATACAATAGATATAATGGGCGCGATGCCTGAAATGCTTTGTGATGCTGAATGTTTTGTAGAACATATGGAGTGTAGAATAGTTAATGAGAGGAAAATATGTCTAGAGGGTATTTTAAAATCAAAATCTGAGGTATATAAAAATTTCAATTTCCAAATAGTTAAGGATATTGAAGCAGTTAAGGATATTCAATATTTAAAAAATCCTACGAGTATAGATAAAGTCATAAGGAATTTTAATGGTGAGCTTATTGGAAAGGCTAATATAAAAGTTCCAATGGAAAATCCAGAAATTGCTAAAGTTATAAAATGTGATGTTAATATTCATAAGAAAGAAGTGAAATTGTACGAAGGAAAAATTCAAATAAATGCTTATGCAGTTATTAATATGATATATAAGGGCAAAGATAGCAGGGAATTAATTTATATTGGGCATGAGGTTATGCTAAATAAAGAGTTAGATTTTCAAGATGTGAATCCTTACATGGATCAGTATACAGACTTTAAGGTAGATGCTATGGAATATGATATTAAGGAAGATGATTTGGGAGAAAAAAGAATTATTGATGTAGAGTTTTTGATAAAAACTAATACGAGAGGCATGCACAAAGAGGAAGTGGATATGATTGAGGATGTATATTCACCGACTACAAAGCTTGAGATGGATAAAAAGGATTATGGACTTAATGTAATGCAAGGACAATTATTAACGGAGACCTTAGTTAAAGGAGATATAGAACTAGATAGCAGCAAGGGTAAGCCTAGCAAGGTCATTATGTGTAATGCCACCGTTTGTGTAACAGATAAAAAGGTGATTGAGGATAAGGTTATAATTGATGGCATAATGAATGTAACTATATTATATAGAAGTGATGATGAAGAAAAATATCTTTCCGCTGTGACTGATGAGATCCCTTTCAGCTGTGGGGCGGATATATTAGGTGCTAAGATAAATATGAGCAGCATGTGTAAAGTTTCACTCGAAAATATAAATGTAGATATTGAGGCAGCGAATATGGCTGTTAGAGCTGTGGTTAAAGTATATGTAAGAGTAAATTATATGGTACAGAAAAAATTTTTAGTTGATGTTTATCCAATAGAAGGGGAGGCGCCTAAGAAAAAGGCTAGTGTTACTATTTATGTAGTTCAATCATCAGACACCTTGTGGAAAATAGCTAAAAAATATAATACAACAATGCAAGAAATTGCAAGAGTGAATCAAATAGAAGACCCTAATATTATAAAAGTTTCACAAAAACTTATAATACCAGGTAGAATAATCATATAA
- a CDS encoding Veg family protein — protein sequence MIYNVKCGKRVFALEKINVLTSIKDEIESHVGERVTLKANGGRRKILVDNGVIEKTYPNIFVIRLEKDTHRTVTYSYSDVLTKTVQIVFAG from the coding sequence ATGATATATAATGTAAAGTGTGGAAAGAGGGTGTTTGCTTTGGAAAAAATAAATGTACTGACTTCAATAAAAGATGAAATTGAAAGTCATGTTGGCGAAAGAGTAACATTAAAAGCTAATGGTGGAAGAAGAAAGATTCTTGTGGATAATGGAGTTATTGAAAAGACTTATCCAAATATTTTTGTTATTAGATTAGAAAAAGACACCCACAGGACAGTGACGTATAGTTATTCAGATGTTTTGACAAAAACAGTTCAAATAGTTTTTGCAGGATAA
- the yabG gene encoding sporulation peptidase YabG, with product MKIGDIVVRKSYGGDITFKIIDIVPGDNDEVYLLKGINLRIEADSLSEDLELVEEDAIYEIDKVFNKKVNASIKRVLMNRIKGSRGDRGSAIDFKGKIKDLQLKQEKYKEYKNKDMVFGRPGKILHVDGDAEYLEVCLKTYKQLSLNAVGMIISEKNQPNEIVNLVKEVKPDIVVITGHDGMVKGINDYMNLNNYRNSKYFVEAVMALRSYNSNYDDLVIFAGACQSCYEAILDAGANFASSPNRVLIHCLDPVLVSEKIAYTNIENVVAIEDVIQNTITGLDGIGGLQTRGKYREGFPKSKYI from the coding sequence GTGAAAATAGGCGACATCGTAGTAAGAAAATCTTATGGCGGAGACATTACATTTAAAATAATAGATATTGTGCCAGGAGATAATGATGAGGTGTATTTACTTAAGGGAATAAATTTAAGAATAGAAGCTGACTCTTTAAGTGAGGATTTAGAATTAGTAGAAGAAGATGCCATTTATGAAATTGATAAGGTTTTTAATAAAAAGGTAAATGCATCTATTAAAAGAGTATTAATGAATAGAATTAAAGGGAGCAGGGGAGACAGAGGATCGGCTATAGATTTCAAAGGGAAAATTAAAGATTTGCAGTTAAAACAAGAAAAATACAAAGAGTACAAAAATAAAGATATGGTTTTTGGAAGACCCGGAAAAATACTGCACGTTGATGGTGATGCAGAATATTTAGAAGTGTGCTTAAAAACTTATAAGCAGTTATCATTAAATGCTGTAGGGATGATAATATCAGAAAAAAATCAACCAAATGAAATAGTGAATTTAGTAAAAGAAGTTAAGCCGGATATAGTAGTAATAACAGGACATGATGGTATGGTAAAAGGAATAAATGATTATATGAATTTAAATAACTACAGAAATTCAAAGTACTTTGTAGAGGCGGTTATGGCTCTTAGATCTTATAATAGCAATTATGATGATTTAGTAATATTTGCAGGGGCATGTCAATCCTGTTATGAGGCAATTTTAGATGCTGGTGCTAATTTTGCTAGCTCTCCAAATCGCGTCTTAATCCATTGTTTAGACCCCGTGTTAGTTTCTGAGAAGATTGCTTATACAAATATAGAAAATGTTGTAGCTATAGAAGATGTTATACAGAACACTATAACAGGATTAGATGGAATAGGTGGATTACAAACTAGAGGAAAGTATAGAGAGGGGTTTCCTAAGTCTAAGTATATATAG
- a CDS encoding CotS family spore coat protein: protein MMREFEIERQYGIKIESIRPNKGVYFLKTDDGAKCLKKISYGTQKLLFVYGAKEHLAKNGFDKVDRYFLNTEGNPYALVNEDIYTLSTWIDGRECDFHNEEDLVEAAKELAYMHIASKGYDPPENSKLKTDLGRWPHLMEKRIKSFDKMQGMIRKKKNFKTDFDMNYIRSVDDQKELAKRAMAILDDSRYFDICRQTEEEKGFCHHDYTYHNIIIDKNNDVNIIDFDYCKREVKAYDLSNFLIKMLKKQDWDIKYAEIVLEAYSSVNPLLEEEYRLIYAFLVFPQRYWRLCNRYYYNEVTWIQNTFNKKMEELISEKEKYMAFIEEYKKVFNQR from the coding sequence ATGATGAGGGAATTTGAAATTGAAAGACAATATGGTATTAAGATAGAAAGTATACGTCCCAATAAGGGAGTGTATTTTTTAAAGACGGATGACGGAGCTAAGTGTCTAAAGAAAATCAGTTACGGGACACAAAAACTTTTGTTTGTATATGGAGCCAAAGAGCATCTTGCAAAAAATGGATTTGACAAGGTTGATAGATATTTTTTAAATACTGAAGGAAATCCTTATGCATTAGTTAATGAAGATATTTATACACTATCAACCTGGATAGATGGTCGCGAATGTGATTTTCACAATGAGGAGGATTTAGTTGAGGCCGCAAAAGAATTAGCTTATATGCATATTGCATCCAAAGGATATGATCCACCAGAAAATAGTAAGTTAAAAACGGATCTTGGAAGATGGCCACATCTGATGGAAAAACGAATAAAGTCCTTTGATAAAATGCAAGGTATGATTAGAAAAAAGAAGAATTTTAAAACAGATTTTGATATGAATTATATCAGGAGTGTTGATGATCAAAAAGAATTAGCCAAAAGAGCTATGGCAATACTCGATGACTCTAGGTACTTCGACATATGTAGGCAAACAGAAGAAGAAAAAGGATTTTGCCACCATGATTATACTTATCATAATATTATTATTGATAAAAATAATGATGTTAATATAATTGATTTTGATTACTGCAAAAGAGAAGTAAAAGCATACGATTTATCTAATTTTTTGATCAAGATGCTTAAAAAGCAGGATTGGGACATAAAATATGCTGAAATAGTATTAGAGGCGTATAGCAGTGTAAATCCTCTGTTAGAAGAAGAGTACAGACTCATATATGCATTTTTAGTATTTCCACAACGATATTGGAGGCTTTGTAATAGGTACTATTATAATGAAGTTACCTGGATTCAAAATACTTTTAACAAGAAGATGGAGGAGTTAATTTCTGAAAAAGAAAAGTATATGGCATTTATTGAAGAATATAAAAAAGTCTTCAATCAGAGGTAG
- a CDS encoding glycosyltransferase family 1 protein, whose protein sequence is MKIGIDARAAKWYRGTGIGTYSYQLINSLNKIDNFNDYSLFVPDDCKLAIPFKENFHIESIKQDSQNNFWNEVNIPNKLIDKSLDIYHVPQNGIGLPSKKTCPFVITLHDVIPYKMPDTVGEQYLKIFNEKLPNIIPLCDGIITVSEYSKEDIIKAFNYPREKIYVTYLASEDIYKPYDKALSKSIIEKNYSITGDYILYIGGFSPRKNILGLLNSFSLLLPKLKKDIKLVIAGSKGKSYDIYKKRAQDLHIDDKVIFPGFISMTYIPFMYNACELFVYPSFYEGFGLPPIEAMACGVPVIASNATSIPEIVKDSTLLVNPYDINSLSEKMYNVLLDNDLRQSLITRGLKRASTLTWEHTAATTLSAYQNILGTPK, encoded by the coding sequence ATGAAAATTGGAATTGATGCTAGAGCTGCAAAATGGTATAGAGGAACTGGTATAGGAACTTATTCTTACCAGCTAATTAATTCTTTAAACAAAATAGACAATTTTAATGATTATTCGCTTTTTGTGCCAGACGACTGTAAGCTTGCCATACCCTTTAAAGAAAATTTTCATATAGAAAGCATTAAGCAAGATAGTCAAAATAACTTTTGGAACGAGGTGAATATTCCTAACAAATTAATAGATAAATCTTTGGACATATATCACGTTCCCCAAAACGGCATTGGGCTGCCGTCAAAGAAAACCTGTCCCTTCGTTATTACGCTACATGATGTTATTCCGTATAAAATGCCAGATACAGTTGGTGAGCAATATTTAAAAATTTTCAATGAAAAATTGCCCAATATCATTCCCTTATGTGATGGAATAATTACTGTGTCTGAATATTCAAAGGAAGATATTATTAAAGCTTTTAACTACCCAAGAGAAAAAATATATGTCACTTATTTAGCTAGTGAAGATATTTATAAACCTTATGACAAAGCTCTTAGTAAATCTATAATCGAAAAAAATTACTCTATTACAGGAGACTATATTCTTTATATTGGAGGATTTAGTCCCAGAAAAAATATTCTCGGATTACTAAATTCATTTAGTCTGCTTTTACCAAAATTAAAAAAAGATATTAAATTAGTCATTGCAGGTAGCAAAGGTAAATCATATGATATATATAAAAAAAGAGCACAAGATTTACACATTGACGATAAAGTAATTTTCCCAGGTTTTATATCCATGACCTATATTCCCTTCATGTATAACGCTTGTGAGCTGTTTGTATACCCTTCATTTTATGAAGGTTTTGGATTACCTCCAATTGAAGCAATGGCTTGTGGCGTTCCTGTAATCGCCTCTAACGCCACCTCTATCCCCGAAATAGTTAAGGACTCAACTTTACTTGTAAATCCATATGATATTAATTCCTTAAGTGAAAAAATGTATAATGTGCTCCTTGATAATGACCTAAGACAATCCCTAATAACTAGAGGATTAAAAAGAGCCTCCACCCTAACTTGGGAACATACAGCTGCAACTACTCTAAGTGCTTATCAAAATATATTAGGGACACCTAAATAA
- a CDS encoding CotS family spore coat protein — MLDVRFKDKAYLSKYDLDVDLFSEFDLVVDDVIPVRKVFILNTDKGDKVLKKVNYSISQLEFINYAIEYIRNNNFNRIIEFEKTKSKLIYVPWKNDIYCIMNLVEGRECEYSNPVDVMLASRAIAELHKASEGLVYEGPFERLLAKNEQRYLCGRIIQNFKKKLNDLMFFKSIATRNENKNEFDYIFLEHEEYYEKNIMQSIDILSESDYYNLCKEKEKIVFCHHDLAHHNILINREDVYFLDFDYAVIDLKVHDICNFTNKAIKNSAYDIEKANGILSEYIKVLPLDNRELKVLYGMLSFPEDFYSIARDYYTRKKQWSEEVFLSRLKKKVEGREDREGFLEAFKNHYNC, encoded by the coding sequence ATGTTAGATGTTAGATTTAAAGATAAGGCTTATTTAAGTAAATATGATTTAGATGTAGATTTATTTAGCGAGTTCGATCTAGTAGTTGATGATGTTATTCCGGTAAGAAAAGTATTCATACTTAATACGGATAAAGGTGATAAGGTTTTAAAAAAAGTAAACTATAGCATTTCCCAACTTGAATTCATTAATTATGCGATTGAGTATATTAGAAATAATAATTTTAATAGGATCATTGAATTCGAAAAGACAAAATCCAAACTCATATATGTCCCTTGGAAAAATGATATATATTGTATTATGAATTTAGTAGAAGGGAGAGAGTGCGAGTATAGTAACCCAGTGGATGTAATGCTCGCGTCTAGGGCAATAGCTGAGCTTCATAAGGCATCGGAAGGGCTTGTATATGAAGGTCCATTTGAAAGGTTACTCGCAAAAAATGAGCAACGGTACTTATGTGGTAGAATAATACAAAATTTTAAAAAAAAATTAAATGATCTTATGTTCTTTAAAAGCATAGCAACTCGAAATGAAAATAAAAATGAATTCGATTATATATTTCTAGAACATGAGGAATATTATGAGAAAAATATAATGCAAAGCATAGATATTCTAAGCGAATCAGATTATTACAATTTATGCAAGGAAAAAGAGAAAATTGTATTTTGCCATCATGATTTAGCTCACCATAATATATTGATTAATAGGGAAGATGTATATTTCTTAGACTTTGATTATGCAGTTATAGACTTAAAGGTGCATGATATTTGTAACTTTACAAATAAAGCCATCAAAAATTCTGCTTATGATATAGAAAAGGCCAATGGTATTTTAAGCGAATATATTAAAGTATTACCATTAGATAATCGCGAATTAAAGGTATTGTATGGCATGCTTAGCTTTCCAGAGGACTTTTACAGTATAGCTAGAGATTATTATACAAGGAAAAAACAATGGAGTGAAGAGGTGTTTTTAAGCAGATTAAAGAAGAAAGTGGAAGGCAGAGAAGACAGAGAAGGGTTTTTAGAGGCCTTTAAGAATCATTATAATTGTTAG
- a CDS encoding spore coat protein, with protein MAISIYNEFSDYMMFKGIKNVGEIESKNIDVTEEAIIEQFRAIYALHEKSLGFNGYLRNKLNNNTGKIIEDYKISIKKLAGDINNIIKYEPKNSFEQLIVKYGKEVIDRGQRCIREVYQSDYLGIITRSMRRCEICLGNTDFKNIRKNNFIEVVSFKDCSYNMVEMDCFLLLSKLKRKGVKLDFHNLTQEFCYIEGLDTRSSKFLIALISYPHEFMRCCNKHRAGKKNWNEERFSEKLIKALIQDGDSLI; from the coding sequence GTGGCGATAAGCATCTATAATGAATTTTCAGATTATATGATGTTTAAAGGTATTAAAAATGTAGGTGAAATTGAATCTAAGAACATAGACGTAACTGAAGAAGCAATAATAGAACAATTTCGTGCTATTTATGCTTTGCATGAAAAATCTCTTGGATTTAATGGGTACCTAAGGAATAAGTTAAATAACAATACAGGGAAAATCATAGAGGATTATAAAATTTCTATTAAAAAGTTGGCCGGAGACATAAATAATATTATAAAATATGAACCGAAAAATTCATTTGAACAATTAATTGTTAAATATGGAAAGGAAGTTATAGATAGAGGGCAGCGGTGTATAAGAGAAGTATACCAATCAGATTATTTAGGGATTATAACAAGAAGCATGAGGCGTTGCGAAATATGCTTAGGAAATACAGATTTTAAAAATATTAGAAAAAATAATTTTATTGAAGTGGTTAGTTTTAAAGACTGTAGTTACAATATGGTGGAAATGGATTGTTTCCTTTTGCTTAGTAAGTTAAAAAGAAAAGGAGTGAAACTTGATTTTCATAATCTTACTCAAGAGTTCTGCTACATTGAAGGGCTAGACACAAGAAGTTCAAAATTTTTAATAGCTTTAATTTCTTACCCTCATGAATTCATGAGATGTTGTAATAAGCATCGGGCAGGTAAAAAGAATTGGAATGAAGAAAGGTTTTCTGAGAAACTTATAAAGGCTTTGATTCAAGATGGGGATTCATTAATTTAA
- a CDS encoding CotS family spore coat protein: MEIQEVKETVQDNYSLCINDIVKIKNVYRIETENDMYCLKIINYDFKHFLFIIGAIKHLQGNGFENIPEIIETIDNKEYIAIENKYAYLTPWLKARECNYDNPVEIKLCTSKLAELHKKSLNFKVTPDMSPRIGWLKWIETFKTREREILDFKRRIGEKECITEFDSDYLRIMGEELARSNRSIENLCKSEYVSKMKGEIKHRGFCHHDYAHHNVLLDKSGGVNVIDFDYCILDTHLHDLSSLLIRRMKNGKWSPENALFIMEAYDDAFSIYKSDIEVMAAFMEFPQEYWQIGIQYYWEKKDWGEEFFLRKLEKMREDRVDKQIFIEKFIKIKYGR; this comes from the coding sequence TTGGAAATCCAGGAAGTAAAGGAGACGGTACAAGATAATTATTCTCTTTGTATTAATGATATAGTGAAAATAAAAAATGTTTACAGGATAGAAACTGAGAATGACATGTATTGTTTGAAAATCATTAATTATGACTTTAAGCATTTTTTATTTATTATTGGTGCAATAAAACATCTGCAGGGCAATGGTTTTGAAAATATACCGGAAATTATTGAGACTATCGATAACAAGGAGTATATAGCCATTGAGAATAAATACGCTTATTTAACACCTTGGCTAAAAGCAAGGGAATGTAATTATGATAATCCAGTGGAAATAAAATTATGTACTTCAAAGCTTGCAGAGCTCCATAAAAAAAGTTTGAATTTTAAAGTTACGCCGGACATGTCGCCCAGAATAGGATGGCTTAAATGGATAGAAACTTTTAAAACTAGAGAAAGAGAAATATTGGATTTTAAAAGAAGAATAGGTGAAAAAGAATGCATTACGGAATTCGATAGCGATTATTTAAGAATAATGGGGGAAGAGCTCGCACGGAGTAATAGATCAATAGAAAATTTATGCAAGAGTGAATATGTAAGTAAGATGAAAGGAGAAATTAAACATAGGGGATTCTGCCATCACGATTATGCTCATCATAATGTATTATTAGATAAAAGTGGTGGCGTGAATGTTATTGATTTTGATTATTGTATTCTAGACACTCATTTACATGATTTAAGTAGCCTTCTAATACGAAGAATGAAGAATGGCAAATGGAGTCCTGAAAATGCGCTTTTTATAATGGAAGCGTATGATGATGCATTTTCGATATATAAAAGTGATATAGAAGTAATGGCAGCATTTATGGAATTTCCTCAGGAATATTGGCAAATAGGAATTCAATATTATTGGGAAAAAAAGGATTGGGGAGAGGAGTTTTTCTTAAGGAAACTTGAAAAAATGCGTGAGGATAGAGTGGATAAGCAAATTTTTATTGAGAAATTCATAAAAATAAAATATGGGAGGTAG